One part of the Streptomyces ferrugineus genome encodes these proteins:
- a CDS encoding GNAT family N-acetyltransferase: MTTTLRPTEPLQHNADGTRSRRYQVCVNSRPVGGVRLATHAEYGPTVACATELHIEEPDRRRGRGTVAVLAAEEVLRGWGCKRVEVSVPGDAEGALRLAQALGYVLRGRNMTKRLDGTPPDLPAGRVPRPMTEAEYGPWLAHEREGFARDLIERGIPADEAYRRADDGHAKYLPDGLATENTLISVLEHEGNPVGWLWLGLWPETAYVLDVETDEEFRGRGHGRALMLLAEAQAIAGGRNRIGLHVFADNPPAERLYESLGYETTTYNLGKDLL; the protein is encoded by the coding sequence TCAGCACAACGCGGACGGCACGCGCTCACGCCGCTACCAGGTGTGTGTGAACAGCCGTCCCGTCGGCGGAGTACGCCTCGCCACGCACGCCGAGTACGGCCCGACCGTGGCCTGTGCCACAGAGCTGCACATCGAGGAGCCCGACCGCAGGCGGGGTCGCGGCACCGTGGCCGTGCTGGCCGCCGAGGAGGTCCTGCGCGGCTGGGGCTGCAAGCGCGTCGAGGTGTCCGTGCCGGGCGACGCCGAGGGCGCGCTGCGGCTCGCACAGGCCCTCGGCTACGTCCTGCGCGGCCGCAACATGACCAAGCGGCTGGACGGCACCCCGCCCGACCTCCCCGCCGGCAGGGTGCCCCGGCCCATGACCGAGGCGGAGTACGGGCCCTGGCTGGCTCATGAGCGCGAGGGGTTCGCCCGCGACCTGATCGAGCGCGGCATCCCCGCCGACGAGGCCTACCGGAGGGCCGACGACGGACACGCGAAGTACCTGCCGGACGGCCTGGCCACCGAGAACACGCTGATCAGCGTGCTGGAACACGAGGGCAACCCGGTCGGCTGGCTGTGGCTGGGGCTGTGGCCCGAGACGGCCTACGTCCTGGACGTCGAGACCGACGAGGAGTTCCGCGGCCGTGGTCACGGGCGCGCCCTGATGCTGCTGGCCGAGGCCCAGGCGATCGCGGGCGGCAGGAACCGCATCGGCCTGCACGTCTTCGCCGACAACCCTCCGGCCGAGCGCCTCTACGAGTCACTCGGCTACGAGACCACCACCTACAACCTGGGCAAGGACCTGCTCTAG
- a CDS encoding exo-rhamnogalacturonan lyase family protein, which produces MSPIPRRSLIKAAAVAGAAAQFSWALGTQDAQAAPRAAEADADPVTLDWLEDGGLGAAPGSTVGVPWPKGAYEADQTFALTDADGKAVPVQSWPIAYWPDGSLKWTAHAVGSGNGRLTLAAGAAAAPAKKVTVDKSGGTVDVSTGVITASIGKSGATLIKSVTRGSTEIARNGRLVLIRQPEIEDEDQGAVKTERFEGAIAKVEVEQEGPVRAVVRIDGKHRKGSRSWLPFSIRLYFYAGADSFRMVHTITYDGKQEPGKASGDFIRGLGIRFTVPMRDESYDRHIRIGGEGTGLLREAVKGITGLRRDPGAAVQAAQFKGEKLPDPATWDQRVTTRLQYIPEWGDYTLSQLSADGFTLRKRTKKGYGWVGAGGGRRASGFGYVGGASGGFSFGLRDFWEKFPAQLDIRDAHTAEAEVTMWLWSPEAQPMDLRFYHDGMGQDTYPEQLEGLNITYEDYEPGFGTPYGIARTSELLFWANDSTPSAKKLAEQVEAVRTPPQLAAPPEQLIKAGVFGGLFSEPDRSTDAKAKIEDHLDFLFTYYKDQVEMRRWYGFWDYGDIMHSYDEARHQWRYDVGGYAWDNSELSPDLWLWFAYLRSGRADIFRFAEAMTRHTGEVDVYHLGKWAGLGTRHGVQHYADSAKQQRIANTTYRRYYYFLTADERVGDLMHANVDSDETFLVLDPIRKIRTEPYEPDRNALSIGFGTDWSGLVSAWLTEWERRGPKWEKAKARVLSTMETIAAQPNGFVQGSALYDLDTGKFAIDKEPKVGVSHLSAMFGLVELCAELIDQVDMPKFKEAWLDYCRYYNASKAEQAARYGSNFGTLLLFQGHSRQDAYAAVQLGDDALAARAWQQFYNSRDTWDYKESTDWSTKKIEGPTALVPGSEASWVSTNATALYGLAAIQNLALVGDKMP; this is translated from the coding sequence ATGTCTCCCATCCCCCGCAGGTCCCTCATCAAGGCGGCCGCGGTCGCCGGCGCCGCCGCACAGTTCAGCTGGGCGCTAGGAACACAGGACGCGCAAGCGGCCCCCAGAGCCGCCGAGGCCGACGCCGACCCCGTGACCCTGGACTGGCTGGAGGACGGCGGCCTGGGCGCAGCACCCGGCTCCACCGTGGGTGTGCCGTGGCCGAAGGGCGCGTACGAGGCGGACCAGACGTTCGCACTGACGGACGCGGACGGCAAGGCCGTGCCCGTGCAGTCCTGGCCGATCGCCTACTGGCCGGACGGCTCGCTGAAGTGGACGGCCCACGCGGTGGGTTCGGGCAACGGCAGGCTCACCCTCGCCGCCGGTGCGGCCGCCGCCCCCGCCAAGAAGGTCACCGTCGACAAGAGCGGCGGCACCGTCGACGTCTCGACCGGCGTCATCACCGCGAGCATCGGCAAGTCCGGCGCGACGCTGATCAAGTCCGTCACCCGCGGCTCCACAGAGATCGCCAGGAACGGCCGGCTCGTGCTGATCCGCCAGCCCGAGATCGAGGACGAGGACCAGGGCGCGGTCAAGACCGAGCGCTTCGAGGGGGCCATCGCGAAGGTCGAGGTCGAGCAGGAGGGCCCCGTCCGCGCGGTGGTCCGTATCGACGGCAAGCACCGCAAGGGCAGCCGGAGCTGGCTCCCCTTCTCCATCCGCCTCTACTTCTACGCGGGCGCCGACTCCTTCCGCATGGTGCACACCATCACCTACGACGGAAAGCAGGAGCCGGGCAAGGCCAGCGGCGACTTCATCCGCGGCCTCGGCATCCGCTTCACCGTGCCGATGCGCGACGAGTCCTACGACCGCCACATCCGCATCGGCGGCGAGGGCACCGGCCTGCTCCGCGAGGCCGTCAAGGGCATCACCGGACTGCGCCGCGACCCGGGCGCGGCCGTGCAGGCGGCCCAGTTCAAGGGGGAGAAGCTGCCGGATCCGGCCACCTGGGACCAGCGGGTGACGACCCGCCTGCAGTACATCCCCGAATGGGGCGACTACACCCTCTCCCAGCTCTCCGCCGACGGCTTCACCCTGCGCAAGCGCACCAAGAAGGGCTACGGCTGGGTCGGCGCCGGCGGTGGCAGGCGCGCCTCCGGCTTCGGGTACGTCGGCGGCGCGAGCGGCGGGTTCTCCTTCGGCCTGCGCGACTTCTGGGAGAAGTTCCCCGCCCAGCTCGACATCCGCGACGCCCACACCGCCGAGGCCGAGGTCACCATGTGGCTCTGGTCGCCCGAGGCGCAGCCCATGGACCTGCGCTTCTACCACGACGGCATGGGCCAGGACACCTACCCCGAGCAGCTCGAAGGCCTCAACATCACCTACGAGGACTACGAGCCCGGCTTCGGCACCCCCTACGGCATCGCCCGCACCTCCGAACTCCTCTTCTGGGCCAACGACTCGACCCCGAGCGCGAAGAAGCTCGCCGAACAGGTCGAGGCCGTACGCACCCCGCCGCAGCTCGCCGCCCCGCCCGAGCAGCTCATCAAGGCGGGCGTCTTCGGCGGGCTGTTCTCCGAGCCCGACCGCTCCACGGACGCCAAGGCGAAGATCGAGGACCACCTCGACTTCCTCTTCACCTATTACAAGGACCAGGTGGAGATGCGCCGCTGGTACGGCTTCTGGGACTACGGCGACATCATGCACTCCTACGACGAGGCCCGGCACCAGTGGCGCTACGACGTCGGCGGCTACGCCTGGGACAACTCCGAACTCTCGCCCGACCTGTGGCTGTGGTTCGCCTATCTGCGCTCCGGCCGCGCCGACATCTTCCGCTTCGCCGAGGCCATGACCCGGCACACCGGCGAGGTCGACGTCTACCACCTGGGGAAGTGGGCCGGACTCGGTACCCGGCACGGCGTCCAGCACTACGCCGACAGCGCCAAGCAGCAGCGCATCGCCAACACCACGTACCGGCGCTACTACTACTTCCTCACCGCCGACGAACGCGTCGGCGACCTCATGCACGCCAACGTCGACTCCGACGAGACGTTCCTCGTCCTCGACCCCATCCGCAAGATCCGCACCGAGCCGTACGAGCCGGACAGGAACGCCCTCTCGATCGGCTTCGGCACCGACTGGAGCGGCCTGGTCTCCGCCTGGCTCACCGAGTGGGAACGGCGCGGACCCAAGTGGGAGAAGGCCAAGGCCCGGGTCCTGTCCACCATGGAGACCATCGCCGCCCAGCCCAACGGCTTCGTCCAGGGCAGTGCCCTGTACGACCTGGACACCGGAAAGTTCGCCATCGACAAGGAGCCCAAGGTCGGCGTCTCGCACCTGTCGGCGATGTTCGGCCTGGTCGAGCTGTGCGCCGAGCTGATCGACCAGGTCGACATGCCGAAGTTCAAGGAGGCCTGGCTCGACTACTGCCGCTACTACAACGCCAGCAAGGCCGAACAGGCCGCACGCTACGGCTCCAACTTCGGCACGCTGCTGCTCTTCCAGGGCCACTCGCGCCAGGACGCCTACGCCGCAGTGCAGTTGGGCGACGACGCGCTGGCCGCGCGGGCGTGGCAGCAGTTCTACAACAGCCGGGACACCTGGGACTACAAGGAGTCCACGGACTGGTCCACGAAGAAGATCGAGGGGCCGACCGCGCTGGTCCCCGGCAGCGAGGCGTCGTGGGTGTCCACGAACGCCACCGCGCTGTACGGGCTGGCCGCGATTCAGAACCTGGCACTGGTCGGCGACAAGATGCCGTGA
- a CDS encoding TIGR02611 family protein gives MNTGSNEPGGVAVATDETEVDGVDRDEQGLGSRAPEFIKARRVLHLSWQVGVFIIGLAIVIAGVIMLPLPGPGWVVIFGGMAVWATEFVWAQLVLRWTKRKVTEAAQKALDPNVRRRNIILTSIGLVIVGVLVGIYLWKFGIVMPWKIKDQ, from the coding sequence ATGAATACGGGGAGTAACGAGCCGGGCGGGGTTGCCGTGGCGACTGACGAGACCGAAGTGGACGGTGTGGACCGCGACGAGCAGGGCCTGGGCTCGAGAGCGCCGGAGTTCATCAAGGCGCGCAGGGTGCTGCACCTGAGCTGGCAGGTGGGCGTCTTCATCATCGGCCTGGCGATAGTGATCGCCGGCGTCATCATGCTGCCGCTGCCCGGGCCCGGCTGGGTCGTGATCTTCGGTGGCATGGCCGTCTGGGCGACCGAGTTCGTCTGGGCCCAGCTCGTGCTGCGCTGGACCAAGCGCAAGGTCACCGAGGCGGCCCAGAAGGCGCTCGATCCGAACGTGCGGCGCCGCAACATCATCCTGACGTCGATCGGGCTCGTGATCGTCGGCGTGCTCGTCGGGATCTATCTGTGGAAGTTCGGCATCGTCATGCCCTGGAAGATCAAGGACCAGTGA
- a CDS encoding carbohydrate ABC transporter permease, translating into MSTPSLSTTRAGALRRRLPGSLAWHIGSLLILAVILYPVIWVLGGSFKNSEDIVGSLDLFPGDPILSNYTSLADGIADISISTFFFNSLFLAVGSVIGIVVSCSLTAYAFARIRFAGRNLLFTLMIGTLLLPYHVLLIPQYVLFRNMEMINTYTPLLLGKYLATEAFFVFLMVQFMRNLPKELDEAARLDGCGHLRIYWSIMLPLCRPALITSAIFTFINSWNDFMGPLIYLNEPDKYTVSLGLKMFVDQEGLANYGGMIAMSLVALLPVLAFFMAFQRYLIDGMATSGLKG; encoded by the coding sequence ATGAGCACCCCCAGTCTCTCGACCACGCGCGCCGGGGCACTGCGCCGCAGGCTGCCCGGCTCCCTCGCCTGGCACATCGGGTCGCTGCTGATCCTCGCGGTGATCCTCTACCCGGTGATCTGGGTCCTCGGCGGCTCCTTCAAGAACAGTGAGGACATCGTCGGCAGCCTGGACCTGTTCCCGGGCGACCCGATCCTCTCCAACTACACCAGCCTCGCCGACGGCATCGCCGACATCTCCATCTCCACCTTCTTCTTCAACTCGCTCTTCCTCGCGGTCGGCTCGGTGATCGGGATCGTGGTGTCCTGCTCGCTGACCGCCTACGCCTTCGCGAGGATCAGGTTCGCGGGCCGGAACCTGCTGTTCACGCTGATGATCGGCACCCTCCTGCTGCCGTACCACGTCCTGCTGATCCCGCAGTACGTGCTGTTCCGCAACATGGAGATGATCAACACCTACACTCCGCTGCTGCTGGGGAAGTACCTGGCCACGGAGGCGTTCTTCGTCTTCCTGATGGTGCAGTTCATGCGGAACCTGCCCAAGGAGCTCGACGAGGCGGCCCGGCTCGACGGCTGCGGGCACTTGCGGATCTACTGGTCGATCATGCTGCCTCTGTGCCGGCCCGCCCTGATCACCAGCGCGATCTTCACCTTCATCAACTCCTGGAACGACTTCATGGGCCCGCTGATCTACCTCAACGAGCCCGACAAGTACACCGTCTCCCTCGGCCTGAAGATGTTCGTCGACCAGGAGGGCCTGGCGAACTACGGCGGCATGATCGCCATGTCGCTCGTCGCCCTGCTGCCGGTCCTCGCCTTCTTCATGGCCTTCCAGCGGTATCTGATCGACGGTATGGCGACGTCCGGACTGAAGGGCTGA
- a CDS encoding carbohydrate ABC transporter permease, with product MGTPVTHAPAMESLTQDSEPRHGPVGPERPAALKRRVRRENLAGYLFMSPWIAGFLLLTAGPMAASLYFAFTDYNLFDAPKWIGLDNFSEMFGDPRWRHSVQVTLWYVVVGTPLKLLAALGVALLLAQKRRGQAFYRAAFYAPSLIGASVSVAIVWKAIFSDDAIVDRTQKIFGIDVGGWTGDPDLIIYSLVALTVWQFGAPMVIFLAGLKQVPRELYEAAEVDGAGTLRRFWNITLPMISPVLFFNVLLETIHSFQIFSSAYIVGGGAGGNACGPADGSMVYTCYLYVQGFENSRMGLASAMAWMLLVAVALVTAVLFWSQKRWVHYEEGAR from the coding sequence ATGGGAACCCCCGTGACACACGCCCCTGCGATGGAGAGCCTGACCCAGGACTCCGAGCCGCGGCACGGTCCGGTGGGGCCCGAGCGACCCGCCGCCCTCAAGCGGCGGGTCCGCCGGGAGAACCTGGCCGGCTATCTCTTCATGTCCCCCTGGATCGCCGGGTTCCTGCTGCTCACCGCGGGCCCGATGGCCGCCTCGCTCTACTTCGCCTTCACCGACTACAACCTCTTCGACGCGCCCAAGTGGATCGGCCTCGACAACTTCTCCGAGATGTTCGGCGACCCGCGCTGGCGCCACTCGGTGCAGGTGACGCTCTGGTACGTCGTCGTCGGCACGCCGCTCAAGCTGCTCGCGGCGCTCGGCGTGGCGTTGCTCCTGGCCCAGAAGCGGCGCGGGCAGGCCTTCTACCGGGCCGCCTTCTACGCCCCGTCGCTGATCGGTGCGAGCGTCTCCGTCGCGATCGTGTGGAAGGCGATCTTCTCGGACGACGCGATCGTCGACCGTACCCAGAAGATCTTCGGGATCGACGTCGGCGGCTGGACCGGTGACCCGGACCTGATCATCTACAGCCTGGTGGCGCTCACCGTCTGGCAGTTCGGCGCCCCGATGGTCATCTTCCTCGCCGGTCTCAAGCAGGTCCCGCGCGAGCTCTACGAGGCGGCCGAGGTCGACGGGGCGGGCACGCTGCGACGGTTCTGGAACATCACCCTGCCGATGATCTCCCCCGTCCTCTTCTTCAACGTCCTGCTGGAGACCATCCACTCCTTCCAGATCTTCAGCTCGGCGTACATCGTCGGCGGCGGCGCCGGAGGCAACGCCTGCGGTCCGGCCGACGGATCGATGGTCTACACCTGCTATCTGTACGTCCAGGGCTTCGAGAACAGCCGCATGGGCCTGGCCTCCGCCATGGCCTGGATGCTGCTCGTCGCGGTCGCCCTGGTGACGGCGGTGCTGTTCTGGTCCCAGAAGCGCTGGGTGCACTACGAGGAGGGCGCCCGATGA
- a CDS encoding DsbA family protein — protein MSDSPDRPAAPVLDVWCELQCPDCRSALDDLRTLRARYGDRLELRLRHFPLEKHKHAFAAAQAAEEALEQGQGWPYVEAVLGRVEELDRKGEPFLVEVARELGLDAEEFDTALIDGRHILIVDADQAEGKAIGVTGTPTYVIGGERLDGGKSQEGLRERIEQIADRLLGEGAGA, from the coding sequence ATGAGCGACTCCCCCGACCGTCCCGCCGCCCCCGTCCTCGACGTCTGGTGCGAGCTCCAGTGCCCCGACTGCCGCAGCGCCCTGGACGATCTCCGAACCCTGCGCGCCCGCTACGGCGACCGGCTGGAGCTGCGGCTGCGGCACTTCCCGCTGGAGAAGCACAAGCACGCCTTCGCCGCCGCGCAGGCCGCCGAGGAGGCCCTGGAGCAGGGGCAGGGCTGGCCGTACGTCGAGGCCGTGCTGGGGCGGGTCGAGGAGCTGGACCGTAAGGGAGAACCCTTCCTGGTCGAGGTGGCCCGGGAACTCGGCCTGGACGCGGAGGAGTTCGACACCGCGCTGATCGACGGCCGGCACATCCTGATCGTCGACGCCGACCAGGCCGAGGGCAAGGCGATCGGCGTGACCGGCACTCCGACGTATGTGATCGGCGGCGAGCGGCTCGACGGCGGCAAGAGCCAGGAGGGGCTGCGCGAGCGCATCGAGCAGATCGCGGACCGGCTGCTGGGCGAGGGTGCCGGGGCCTGA
- a CDS encoding SsgA family sporulation/cell division regulator, protein MNTTVSCELHLRLVVSSESSLPVPAGLRYDTADPYAVHATFHTGAEETVEWVFARDLLAEGLHRPTGTGDVRVWPSRSHGQGVVCIALSSPEGEALLEAPARALESFLKRTDAAVPPGTEHRHFDLDQELSHILAES, encoded by the coding sequence ATGAACACCACGGTCAGCTGCGAGCTGCACCTGCGCCTCGTTGTGTCGAGCGAGTCATCCCTGCCTGTCCCCGCAGGCCTGCGGTACGACACGGCCGACCCCTACGCCGTGCACGCCACCTTCCACACCGGAGCCGAGGAGACCGTCGAGTGGGTGTTCGCCCGCGACCTCCTCGCGGAGGGCCTGCACCGGCCCACCGGCACCGGCGACGTCCGCGTCTGGCCGTCGCGCAGTCATGGTCAGGGCGTCGTCTGCATCGCCCTGAGCTCCCCGGAGGGCGAGGCGCTGCTCGAGGCGCCCGCACGGGCTCTGGAGTCGTTCCTGAAGCGGACGGATGCCGCCGTGCCCCCCGGCACGGAGCATCGGCATTTCGATCTCGATCAGGAGCTCTCTCACATCCTGGCGGAAAGTTAG
- a CDS encoding CGNR zinc finger domain-containing protein gives MLITHDTRCALDAVVDLVNTAPEDDGTPDGLPDVATLEDFVRKHEISDVGVLSEFDLSAVRKVRGRFAAIFTASDARVSAGLINELVAAAGTTPRLTDHDGYDWHVHYFAPGASIADHLAADCGMALAFFVVAGEQDRLRRCEAPDCRHAFVDLSRNRSRRYCDSRTCGNRLHVAAYRARRKEAAG, from the coding sequence GTGCTGATCACCCATGACACCCGGTGTGCGCTCGATGCCGTGGTGGATCTGGTGAACACCGCGCCGGAGGACGACGGGACGCCGGACGGGCTGCCGGACGTCGCGACGCTAGAGGATTTCGTACGAAAGCACGAAATCAGCGATGTCGGGGTGCTGTCCGAGTTCGATCTGTCGGCGGTGCGCAAGGTGCGCGGGCGGTTCGCCGCGATCTTCACGGCTTCGGACGCGCGGGTCTCCGCGGGGCTGATCAACGAGCTGGTCGCCGCCGCGGGCACCACCCCGCGCCTCACGGACCATGACGGCTACGACTGGCATGTCCACTACTTCGCCCCCGGTGCCTCCATCGCCGACCATCTGGCGGCGGACTGCGGCATGGCGCTGGCCTTCTTCGTGGTGGCCGGGGAGCAGGATCGGCTGCGGCGCTGTGAGGCGCCGGACTGCCGGCATGCCTTCGTGGATCTCTCCCGAAACCGCTCGCGGCGCTACTGCGACAGCCGCACCTGCGGAAACCGTCTCCACGTGGCCGCCTACCGGGCCCGCCGCAAGGAAGCGGCCGGCTGA
- a CDS encoding ABC transporter substrate-binding protein, translated as MGTNRNVDRRTILKAAGATAATLGLASTTACGGDGGTSADGTVTIRYAWWGAEDRAQRINKTIELFHKKYPKIKVKTDFQPYTDFWKKFNTQASGGNPPDVFQNAIGFLRKYDAKNVLLDLSEQVKAGNLSMDGFRAGLEKFGEIDGKLLGVPVGSNSMALVIDKPVYTKAGVKPEQGWTWDDYHAAMQKIRDKAGRAGDTGPYNVMYLYDLYLRQNGKAFFTEDGLGFSEADLTDWWTKARKSVEEGLYADVKKVAQIKPKSAVTGELSGGEFTWDNFTIRYTSEGKSEYGLAPIPTTDGKKTGQYLGSLMLSASKRTEHPKEVAQFIDFMVHDPEVAKIMGYDRGVPATQAQFDAFEPTDEVNKAIAAYETSLVEAGVLEPITPHPAGADICEAAFLRIGEELGLGKRSVGDAVKQFFTESKTALAS; from the coding sequence GTGGGGACCAACAGGAATGTCGACAGGCGCACGATCCTGAAGGCGGCCGGCGCCACGGCCGCCACACTCGGCCTGGCCTCGACCACGGCGTGCGGGGGTGACGGGGGTACCTCCGCCGACGGGACGGTGACGATCCGTTACGCATGGTGGGGCGCCGAGGACCGCGCCCAGCGGATCAACAAGACCATCGAGCTCTTCCACAAGAAGTACCCGAAGATCAAGGTCAAGACGGACTTTCAGCCGTACACGGACTTCTGGAAGAAGTTCAACACGCAGGCCTCCGGGGGGAATCCGCCGGATGTCTTCCAGAATGCCATCGGATTCCTGCGCAAATACGACGCGAAGAATGTGCTGCTCGATCTCAGCGAGCAGGTCAAGGCCGGCAACCTCTCCATGGACGGCTTCCGCGCGGGCCTGGAGAAGTTCGGCGAGATCGACGGAAAGCTCCTCGGCGTCCCGGTCGGCTCCAACTCCATGGCCCTCGTCATCGACAAGCCCGTCTACACCAAGGCGGGTGTGAAGCCGGAGCAGGGCTGGACCTGGGACGACTACCACGCGGCGATGCAGAAGATCCGCGACAAGGCGGGACGCGCCGGCGACACCGGCCCCTACAACGTCATGTACCTCTACGACCTCTATCTGCGCCAGAACGGCAAGGCGTTCTTCACCGAGGACGGACTCGGCTTCTCCGAGGCGGATCTGACGGACTGGTGGACGAAGGCCAGGAAGAGCGTGGAGGAGGGGCTCTACGCCGACGTCAAGAAGGTCGCCCAGATCAAGCCCAAGTCGGCCGTCACCGGGGAGCTGTCCGGCGGCGAGTTCACCTGGGACAACTTCACCATCCGCTACACCTCCGAGGGCAAGAGCGAGTACGGTCTCGCGCCGATCCCCACCACGGACGGCAAGAAGACCGGCCAGTACCTCGGCTCCCTGATGCTCAGCGCCTCCAAGCGCACCGAGCACCCCAAGGAGGTCGCCCAGTTCATCGACTTCATGGTGCACGACCCGGAGGTCGCCAAGATCATGGGCTACGACCGCGGGGTGCCCGCCACGCAGGCCCAGTTCGACGCGTTCGAGCCGACGGACGAGGTCAACAAGGCGATCGCCGCCTACGAGACGTCCCTCGTCGAGGCCGGGGTCCTCGAACCGATCACCCCGCACCCGGCCGGCGCGGACATCTGCGAGGCCGCGTTCCTGCGCATCGGTGAGGAGCTGGGCCTGGGCAAGCGCTCGGTCGGCGACGCCGTCAAGCAGTTCTTCACCGAGTCGAAGACGGCTCTCGCGAGCTGA